A single region of the Vicia villosa cultivar HV-30 ecotype Madison, WI linkage group LG4, Vvil1.0, whole genome shotgun sequence genome encodes:
- the LOC131597820 gene encoding uncharacterized protein LOC131597820 has protein sequence KQKKALRPLLSQIHSIPSILSYFSSSSKSLSQCSSSSDIPRRFRFTYYFHSIRKNEENPISVKLNLPQLTTVTFLFTGGLRRRPKCPVTGKKIQGSLKIGVKVPKVSKSKKISWSKIRCPRQINSIDCGYFVMRFMKEVIVQNEIMIPVNYFPDHKCHTYSMDKLTEIKEDWATYMVDDIFGKQEAVILPS, from the exons aaacaaaaaaaagcccTTCGACCTCTTCTTTCTCAGATTCACTCAATTCCATCAATTCTCTCATATTTCTCTTCTTCCTCCAAGTCACTCAGTCAGTGTTCTTCTTCCTCCGATATTCCCCGCCGGTTCAGATTCACGTATTATTTCCACTCGATtagaaagaacgaagaaaacccaatcTCCGTCAAACTCAACCTTCCTCAGCTCACTACTGTCACCTTTCTCTTCACTG GTGGACTAAGAAGAAGACCTAAGTGTCCTGTTACTGGAAAAAAGATCCAAGGG TCACTAAAAATTGGAGTAAAAGTGCCTAAAGTCTCcaagtcaaagaaaatttcatgGTCAAAAATTCGG tGTCCCCGTCAAATTAATAGCATTGACTGTGGATATTTTGTAATGCGATTTATGAAAGAGGTCATTGTGCAAAATGAAATTATGATCCCCGTAAAT TACTTTCCTGACCACAAATGTCATACCTACTCTATGGATAAGTTAACCGAGATCAAGGAGGATTGGGCTACCTATATGGTGGATGATATTTTTG GAAAACAAGAAGCAGTTATTTTGCCTAGCTAG
- the LOC131597819 gene encoding uncharacterized protein LOC131597819 — MNEELAKSFWSSSEVEYSFSNSVGRSGGIITLWKKDDMEVLSSFRGEGFLGIHVSWKGDRYYVINVYSSCDMNKKKELWKALLNLKDSFKDGEWIIGGDFNATKKSSERKGKALSASNRDSDLFSEFIDKSGLVDIPCKGKKFSWYSGDRKSMSRLDRFLLSNKVVERWGVVGQLIGDRDISDHCPIWLCRDNCNWGPKPFRFNNEWFSFDAFIPFVEKEWSSLKVEGRGDFVLKEKIRLLKDKLRRWDKEVFGKFDLDLEEGVRVLNKVDERLVSFSNFSSSSFEENLFLRKEACSSFWRNLRIRENMLLQKSRLLWLKEGDSNSGFSIMS, encoded by the coding sequence ATGAATGAAGAGTTGGCTAAGAGTTTTTGGAGCTCTTCGGAGGTGGAATATTCTTTTTCTAATTCCGTGGGAAGATCGGGGGGGATAATTACTCTATGGAAGAAAGACGATATGGAGGTGTTAAGTAGTTTTAGAGGAGAGGGATTTTTGGGGATCCATGTTAGTTGGAAAGGAGACCGTTATTACGTGATTAATGTGTATTCTTCATGTGATATGAACAAGAAGAAAGAGTTGTGGAAAGCCTTATTGAACTTGAAGGACTCCTTCAAAGACGGTGAATGGATTATAGGTGGTGACTTCAACGCGACGAAGAAAAGTAGTGAAAGGAAAGGGAAGGCTCTTTCGGCTAGTAATAGAGACTCGGACCTTTTTTCGGAATTTATTGACAAAAGCGGATTGGTGGACATTCCTTGCAAGGGGAAGAAGTTTTCTTGGTATAGTGGAGACAGAAAATCGATGAGTAGGTTAGATAGATTTCTTTTATCTAACAAGGTGGTTGAAAGGTGGGGAGTGGTTGGTCAATTGATTGGGGATAGAGATATTTCGGATCATTGTCCGATATGGTTATGTAGAGACAATTGcaattggggtcctaaacctttTAGATTCAACAATGAGTGGTTTTCCTTTGATGCTTTTATTCCTTTTGTCGAAAAGGAATGGTCTAGTTTGAAGGTGGAAGGAAGAGGTGACTTTGTCTTAAAAGAGAAAATTAGGCTCTTAAAAGATAAGCTTAGAAGGTGGGATAAGGAAGTTTTTGGGAAGTTTGATCTAGATTTGGAAGAAGGCGTTCGTGTCTTGAACAAGGTCGATGAAAGGTTGGTATCTTTTTCTAATTTCTCATCTTCATCTTTTGAAGAGAATCTTTTTTTGAGAAAGGAAGCTTGTAGTAGTTTTTGGAGAAATTTGAGGATTAGGGAGAACATGCTCCTTCAAAAGTCTAGATTGTTATGGCTTAAAGAGGGAGATTCGAATAGTGGTTTTTCCATAATGTCATGA